A genomic window from Desulfobacterales bacterium includes:
- the thrH gene encoding bifunctional phosphoserine phosphatase/homoserine phosphotransferase ThrH → MYIVCSDLEGVFVPEIWISVAQKTGIEALKLTTRDEPDYDILMQRRIAILKENKLKLADITGVISGMDPLDGALEFLDWLRSTAQVIVLSDTFVEFAGPLMQKLNRPTLFCNSLKVDSDGAISGYVLRQPDGKRKAIVALKSLNYQVLAMGDSYNDITMIQAADTGILFRPPQNVRAEYPDLPVADAYKDLKKLMQPILGK, encoded by the coding sequence ATGTATATTGTCTGCTCGGATTTGGAGGGTGTTTTTGTACCGGAAATATGGATCAGCGTGGCCCAAAAAACAGGGATCGAAGCGCTGAAGCTCACCACGCGTGATGAACCTGACTATGATATCCTCATGCAAAGGCGGATCGCCATCCTCAAGGAAAACAAACTGAAACTGGCCGATATCACCGGAGTCATCAGCGGCATGGACCCCCTGGATGGCGCGCTGGAATTTTTAGACTGGCTGAGATCCACCGCCCAGGTCATCGTTCTTTCAGATACGTTTGTTGAATTTGCCGGTCCGCTCATGCAAAAACTCAACCGGCCGACCCTGTTCTGCAACTCCCTGAAAGTGGACAGCGACGGCGCCATCAGCGGATATGTCCTGCGCCAGCCGGACGGCAAACGCAAGGCCATTGTGGCGCTCAAGAGTCTCAACTACCAGGTCCTCGCCATGGGGGATTCTTATAATGATATTACCATGATCCAGGCAGCCGACACGGGCATCCTCTTTCGGCCGCCCCAGAATGTACGGGCGGAATACCCGGACCTGCCGGTGGCCGATGCTTATAAAGATCTGAAAAAGCTGATGCAACCGATTTTGGGAAAATGA
- a CDS encoding thioesterase family protein gives MLCHRTTSRVIYGDTDNMGVAYYANYLRWFEVGRTEMFRFLGITYKSIETKGVYLPVSEAFCKYKSPARYDDLIVIETTLDTGVRAGFKFDYSIFREDGKKLLVQGYTKHACLNGSGKVIRPPTFLLELIAAHSKEACA, from the coding sequence ATGCTTTGCCATCGAACCACCAGCCGGGTCATATACGGCGATACCGACAACATGGGCGTGGCCTATTACGCCAATTATTTGCGCTGGTTTGAAGTGGGCCGCACCGAGATGTTCAGGTTCCTGGGCATCACCTACAAGTCCATTGAAACCAAAGGCGTTTATCTGCCGGTTTCCGAGGCTTTCTGCAAATACAAATCGCCGGCCCGCTATGACGACCTGATTGTGATTGAAACCACCCTGGACACCGGTGTCCGGGCGGGGTTCAAATTTGATTACAGCATATTTCGAGAGGACGGTAAAAAGCTCCTGGTGCAGGGGTACACGAAGCACGCCTGCCTTAACGGCAGCGGCAAAGTCATACGTCCCCCGACATTTTTACTGGAGTTGATTGCCGCCCACAGCAAAGAAGCCTGCGCCTGA
- the nagZ gene encoding beta-N-acetylhexosaminidase: MDVESLSAEQAAGQRLMVGFEGTELSQTLKFYIDTLKVGGVILFTQNIDSPGQITQLCQSIQEYARRSGQPSLFVAIDQEGGTVARLKTPFTQFAGNPAMEGVDDAAEFGRVTAAELAAIGVNMNLAPVLDVVPEGFGGIMAERVFGPDPDWVSELGLTVISHLQQRNIMAVAKHFPGIGRTTLDSHGDRPVLDAEFNDLNRFDLVPFKNAVANHVAGMMLSHVVYTRIDDAWPASLSVEIAKNLLRKRLGFEGVILTDDLDMGAIVKYYDIHTVMERIIAAGIDITLICHEGPRIETAFEILLKGYADKTIDAREGTEAVRRILKLKRKYLAAV; the protein is encoded by the coding sequence ATGGATGTTGAATCGTTATCAGCCGAACAGGCTGCCGGCCAGCGACTGATGGTGGGTTTCGAGGGGACTGAACTCAGCCAAACGCTGAAATTTTATATCGATACCCTTAAGGTCGGCGGTGTGATCCTGTTTACGCAAAATATCGACAGTCCCGGGCAGATCACGCAGCTTTGCCAATCGATTCAGGAATACGCCCGCCGGAGCGGCCAGCCGTCTCTTTTTGTCGCCATTGACCAGGAAGGCGGAACAGTGGCGCGGCTCAAAACGCCCTTTACCCAGTTTGCCGGGAATCCGGCCATGGAGGGAGTGGACGATGCGGCTGAATTCGGGCGGGTGACGGCGGCCGAATTGGCGGCTATCGGGGTGAACATGAACCTGGCACCGGTCCTGGATGTCGTGCCGGAAGGGTTTGGCGGCATCATGGCCGAGAGGGTCTTCGGACCCGACCCGGATTGGGTTTCCGAACTCGGTCTGACGGTCATTTCACACCTTCAGCAGCGAAACATAATGGCGGTTGCCAAACACTTTCCCGGTATCGGCCGGACCACCCTGGATTCGCATGGGGACAGACCCGTCCTGGATGCGGAATTCAACGACCTGAACCGATTCGATCTGGTGCCGTTTAAAAACGCCGTTGCCAACCACGTGGCCGGCATGATGCTTTCCCATGTTGTCTATACCCGAATCGACGATGCCTGGCCCGCAAGTCTATCGGTGGAGATTGCAAAGAATCTGCTGCGAAAGCGGCTTGGGTTCGAGGGGGTCATCCTGACCGATGATCTGGACATGGGGGCCATCGTAAAATATTACGATATCCATACGGTCATGGAAAGGATCATCGCAGCGGGCATCGACATCACCCTCATCTGCCACGAAGGGCCTCGAATAGAAACGGCTTTTGAAATCCTGCTGAAGGGTTATGCGGATAAGACCATTGATGCCCGGGAGGGGACTGAAGCGGTCCGGAGAATATTGAAGCTGAAAAGAAAGTACCTGGCGGCAGTTTAA
- the tsaD gene encoding tRNA (adenosine(37)-N6)-threonylcarbamoyltransferase complex transferase subunit TsaD, producing the protein MRILGIETSCDETAAAVVVDGTRILSSVVASQIDVHHRYGGVVPELASRKHIEAIVPVVTEALDKADVGLGQLDGLAVTQGPGLIGSLLVGFSYAKALAYALALPWIGVNHLQGHIHSVFLQPSPPPFPFISLLVSGGHTNLYYVTDYLEMDLLGQTRDDAAGEAFDKVAKMLALGYPGGVAIDELARAGDPAKIEFPRAFLDKSGFEFSFSGIKTAVNRYIQTHPEKYKAQLADIVAGFQEAVVDVLTFKAVHACLQKGCQHLALGGGVAANSRLRERIRMDAAREGLTVHLPPLALCGDNAAMIAAAGYHYLKAGRVSDMQADVYSRVK; encoded by the coding sequence ATGCGAATACTTGGAATAGAAACCTCCTGCGATGAAACCGCAGCAGCCGTAGTGGTTGATGGAACCCGGATCTTATCCTCGGTCGTGGCTTCCCAGATCGACGTCCACCACCGTTATGGCGGCGTCGTACCGGAGCTTGCGTCCCGCAAGCATATTGAGGCCATCGTTCCGGTGGTCACCGAAGCCCTCGACAAGGCCGATGTCGGGCTGGGTCAACTGGACGGTCTTGCCGTCACCCAGGGTCCCGGGCTGATCGGCTCCCTCCTGGTCGGTTTTTCTTATGCCAAGGCCCTGGCTTACGCCCTTGCGCTTCCCTGGATCGGCGTCAATCATCTGCAAGGCCATATCCATTCGGTCTTTTTGCAGCCTTCCCCGCCGCCGTTTCCGTTTATTTCCCTGCTGGTATCCGGCGGGCACACCAATCTTTATTATGTCACCGATTATTTAGAGATGGACCTGCTGGGCCAGACCCGGGATGATGCGGCCGGAGAAGCCTTTGACAAGGTTGCCAAAATGCTGGCGCTGGGATATCCCGGCGGGGTTGCCATCGACGAGCTGGCCCGCGCCGGGGACCCCGCAAAAATTGAATTTCCCCGCGCCTTCCTGGACAAATCCGGTTTTGAATTCAGTTTCAGCGGCATTAAAACAGCGGTCAACCGTTACATCCAAACCCATCCGGAAAAATACAAAGCGCAGCTGGCCGATATTGTGGCCGGCTTCCAGGAAGCGGTAGTGGACGTACTGACCTTTAAGGCCGTCCATGCCTGTCTGCAAAAGGGGTGTCAACATCTTGCGCTGGGGGGCGGTGTGGCCGCCAACAGCCGGCTTCGCGAGCGCATCCGGATGGATGCCGCCCGGGAAGGGCTCACGGTTCACCTGCCGCCCCTGGCGCTTTGCGGCGACAACGCCGCCATGATCGCAGCCGCGGGGTATCACTATCTGAAAGCAGGCCGGGTCTCGGATATGCAAGCGGATGTTTATTCAAGGGTAAAGTAA
- a CDS encoding homoserine dehydrogenase, producing the protein MKKIHVGLLGCGTVGTGVARLLLDNRELIRSRVGAEIILKRVADIDPDRDRGVRFDDGVMTTDARQVVDDPQIDIILEMIGGEGIAKDLILRAIENGKPVVTANKALLAKQGNTILKAAAQKGVDLAFEASVGGCMPVVKTIRESLAANRIKSMIGILNGTCNYIFTKITHEKSTFAAALAEAQAGGFAEADPTLDVEGFDTAHKLAILSSLAYGMELNFDDIYIEGISAITPMDIEFAEQFGYRIKLLAISKDKGDAVEARVHPTMIPIDNILSNVDGTLNALTITSDASGDILLSGHGAGMMPTASAVLSDTVDLARNLMCGSVGRVPLLSFQTDRIRKVPVLSVEEIFTHYYIRFSALDQPGVLSKISGILGEHDISIKSVHQKGRKTNGSVPLVMVTHLAKEADVKKALFKMTSLSAVSARPVVIRIEDEEGQD; encoded by the coding sequence ATGAAAAAGATTCACGTCGGTCTGCTGGGTTGCGGCACCGTGGGCACCGGTGTTGCCAGGCTCCTGCTGGACAACCGGGAACTGATCCGCTCCCGGGTGGGGGCTGAGATCATTCTGAAACGGGTGGCGGACATCGATCCGGACAGGGACCGGGGGGTGCGTTTCGATGACGGCGTCATGACTACGGATGCCCGGCAGGTGGTCGATGATCCCCAGATCGATATCATTCTGGAAATGATCGGGGGCGAAGGGATCGCCAAAGACCTGATATTGCGCGCCATCGAAAACGGCAAACCAGTGGTTACGGCCAACAAGGCGCTATTGGCCAAGCAGGGCAATACCATCCTCAAGGCCGCCGCGCAAAAAGGGGTCGATCTTGCGTTTGAAGCCAGCGTCGGCGGATGCATGCCGGTGGTAAAAACCATTCGGGAATCCCTTGCGGCCAATCGGATCAAGTCGATGATCGGCATTCTCAACGGCACCTGCAATTATATATTTACCAAAATTACCCATGAAAAAAGCACCTTTGCCGCCGCCCTGGCGGAAGCCCAGGCCGGCGGGTTTGCCGAGGCCGATCCGACCCTGGATGTGGAAGGATTCGATACGGCCCACAAACTGGCGATTTTATCATCCCTGGCATATGGCATGGAGCTCAATTTTGACGATATCTACATCGAGGGGATTTCAGCGATAACCCCTATGGATATTGAATTTGCAGAGCAGTTCGGGTACCGGATCAAGCTGCTGGCCATCAGCAAGGATAAGGGCGATGCGGTTGAAGCGCGGGTGCATCCCACCATGATCCCCATCGACAATATCCTGTCAAATGTGGACGGCACCCTCAACGCGCTGACGATCACCTCGGACGCCAGCGGTGATATCCTGCTTTCCGGCCATGGCGCCGGGATGATGCCCACTGCCAGCGCGGTGCTCAGCGATACGGTGGATCTGGCCCGCAATCTGATGTGCGGGTCTGTGGGACGGGTTCCGCTCCTTTCCTTTCAAACCGACAGAATCCGCAAGGTTCCGGTCTTGTCGGTGGAAGAAATTTTTACCCACTATTATATTCGCTTCTCCGCCCTGGACCAACCCGGCGTTTTGTCCAAGATATCCGGCATACTGGGGGAACATGACATCAGCATCAAGTCGGTCCATCAAAAGGGCCGCAAAACAAACGGGTCCGTACCGCTTGTGATGGTGACGCACCTGGCCAAGGAAGCGGATGTGAAAAAAGCCCTGTTTAAGATGACCTCCCTGTCGGCGGTCAGTGCCCGGCCGGTCGTCATCCGGATCGAAGATGAAGAAGGCCAGGATTAG
- the alaC gene encoding alanine transaminase yields the protein MTQFARLDRLPPYVFATVNNIKMEARRAGEDIIDLGMGNPDMGTPPHIVEKLVEASQKPHNHRYSASMGITRLRVAIADWYKRRYDVDIDPESEAIVTIGVKEGMSHLVLVTIRPGDVVFTPNPTYPIHPYSAIIAGGDVRGIPLGPDCDFFDNLIQATRQTWPRPKLLIISYPHNPTTEVVNLEFFEKIVAYAKEHGIMVIHDFAYADLVFDGYTAPSFLQAKGAKDVGVEFFSLSKSYNMPGWRVGFCVGNKETVAALRRIKSYLDYGIFQPIQIASIIAMNGPQDCVSEIRETYRERRDALVSGLNRAGWHINSPKGTMFVWAKIPEQFRKMGSVEFAKFLIKEAQVAVSPGLGFGEYGDEYVRFALIENNMRINQALRGIRKVM from the coding sequence ATGACGCAATTTGCACGACTGGACCGGCTCCCGCCCTATGTGTTCGCCACGGTCAACAATATCAAGATGGAGGCCAGGCGGGCGGGCGAAGACATCATAGATCTGGGTATGGGAAATCCGGACATGGGAACGCCGCCCCATATTGTGGAAAAGCTTGTAGAAGCTTCACAGAAGCCCCACAATCACCGCTATTCAGCTTCCATGGGGATTACCCGGCTGCGGGTGGCCATCGCCGACTGGTACAAACGACGCTATGATGTCGATATCGATCCCGAAAGCGAAGCCATCGTTACCATCGGTGTGAAAGAGGGGATGTCGCACCTGGTTCTGGTGACCATCCGTCCCGGGGATGTGGTCTTTACGCCGAACCCGACCTATCCCATACATCCGTATTCCGCCATTATAGCCGGCGGTGATGTTCGCGGGATCCCGCTGGGACCGGACTGTGACTTTTTCGACAACCTGATTCAAGCGACCCGGCAAACCTGGCCCCGGCCCAAACTGTTGATAATCAGCTATCCCCACAACCCCACCACAGAGGTGGTCAATCTTGAATTTTTTGAAAAGATCGTCGCCTATGCCAAGGAACACGGCATTATGGTCATCCACGATTTTGCTTACGCAGACCTTGTCTTTGACGGCTACACCGCACCCAGCTTTCTGCAGGCCAAAGGGGCCAAGGATGTGGGGGTGGAGTTTTTCTCCCTGTCAAAAAGCTATAACATGCCGGGCTGGCGCGTGGGCTTTTGCGTGGGCAACAAAGAGACGGTGGCGGCCCTGCGGCGTATTAAAAGCTACCTCGACTACGGTATTTTCCAGCCGATTCAGATCGCATCCATTATCGCCATGAACGGCCCCCAGGATTGCGTGTCGGAAATCCGTGAGACGTATCGCGAGAGAAGGGATGCGCTGGTATCGGGGCTCAACCGGGCCGGCTGGCATATCAACAGCCCCAAAGGGACCATGTTTGTATGGGCTAAAATCCCCGAACAGTTCAGGAAAATGGGGTCGGTGGAATTTGCCAAGTTTTTGATCAAAGAGGCCCAGGTGGCGGTTTCTCCGGGGCTCGGTTTTGGTGAATACGGCGATGAATATGTCCGCTTCGCCCTGATTGAAAATAACATGCGCATCAATCAGGCACTGCGGGGCATTCGCAAGGTTATGTGA
- the purM gene encoding phosphoribosylformylglycinamidine cyclo-ligase, which produces MSKSLTYADAGVDIDKANKLIATIEKIAKKTRSSGVLGEIGGFGGLFSLNIANIERPVLVSSTDGVGTKLKIAFMMDKHDTIGIDLVAMCVNDVAVQGAKPLFFLDYFSVGKLKKRVFTEIITGIGRGCQIAKCALLGGETAEMPGLYKKGEYDLAGFSVGIVDNDKIIGGSEIHVGNILIGIASSGLHSNGYSLARKICFDVLKLTPEANIPEFGRTLGEELLTPTKIYSETIQNIIRDLPVLGLAHITGGGITDNLLRIIPQGCKVLIRKDSWEVPPVFHFLQKGGNVATPEMLRTFNNGIGLIAVVPEKHAQDIYERLNGMNERAFIIGEIVERKSSRNRLSWV; this is translated from the coding sequence ATGAGCAAATCGTTAACATATGCGGATGCCGGAGTCGATATCGACAAGGCCAATAAATTAATCGCGACGATTGAAAAAATTGCCAAAAAGACCCGCAGTTCGGGGGTCCTTGGCGAAATTGGTGGTTTTGGCGGTCTTTTTTCCCTGAATATCGCCAATATCGAACGACCCGTCCTCGTCAGTTCCACCGACGGCGTCGGAACCAAACTCAAAATCGCCTTCATGATGGACAAGCATGACACCATCGGCATTGACCTCGTGGCCATGTGCGTCAACGATGTGGCCGTCCAGGGCGCCAAGCCCCTTTTCTTCCTCGATTATTTTTCAGTCGGCAAGCTGAAAAAAAGAGTTTTTACCGAAATCATCACCGGTATCGGCCGGGGCTGTCAGATCGCCAAATGCGCCCTTCTCGGCGGCGAAACCGCTGAAATGCCGGGCCTCTACAAAAAAGGCGAATATGACCTGGCCGGGTTTTCAGTGGGTATTGTGGATAATGACAAAATTATTGGCGGTTCCGAAATTCATGTCGGCAACATCCTCATCGGCATCGCTTCCAGCGGTCTTCACAGCAACGGATACTCCCTGGCACGCAAAATCTGCTTTGATGTACTCAAATTGACGCCTGAAGCCAATATCCCGGAGTTCGGCCGCACCCTGGGTGAAGAACTGCTCACTCCCACCAAGATATATTCCGAGACCATCCAGAACATCATCCGGGATCTGCCGGTCTTGGGACTGGCCCATATTACCGGCGGCGGCATAACCGACAACCTCCTGCGAATTATTCCCCAAGGCTGTAAAGTGCTTATCCGCAAAGACAGCTGGGAGGTTCCCCCTGTTTTCCACTTTCTGCAAAAAGGGGGCAATGTTGCCACGCCGGAAATGCTGCGGACCTTCAACAACGGCATCGGTCTGATAGCCGTCGTGCCTGAAAAACACGCCCAGGACATCTACGAACGGCTCAACGGCATGAACGAACGCGCTTTCATTATCGGTGAAATTGTCGAACGCAAAAGTTCACGCAACCGACTGTCATGGGTTTAA
- a CDS encoding glycosyl transferase yields the protein MGLILYPISAFAICLALTPLVRALSVRKGWMAYPQKERWHKKPTALLGGIAIFTGIVVPLFFLSDYASLRPALTSITRGGHPPAIATVISMGTLLLFMLGLIDDFIHIKPHTKLIGQILAASIVTFLGFRLQWVTSLTIDTTLTILWIIGITNAFNLLDNMDGLCAGIGLVAASYLAVLFAGSQPEAALVAMILAGSLAAFLFYNFNPASIFMGDCGSLLIGFTLAILGLHYSGSGGDNRLSAIAVPIMVLMVPIFDTTLVTLIRVLSGRKASVGGKDHTSHRLVLMGFSEKRAVLFLYGTAAVSGLAALFVSKTDTLTSPVVIIPLALSILLMGVYLAQLRVYPEKEFSRLRDRTFTPMLVELTYKRQMLLVLLDLFLIAFSYYLSYRLRFDSDQFPYYFRVFLQSLPAVIACKLLAFFAIGIYRGIWRYMGANDVVVYLKASAVASLLSVAVVTFIFRFRDFSKGIFIIDWVLTTGLLLGTRGSFRLLTESFKRKALRGDTVLIYGAGRGGEILMRELLNNQRLNIKPMGFIDDDPLKAGKKFQGYPVWGTFADLAALQKKLGFGGVLISYHHKDPEKFHQVVDYCRENRLFLKRFSIHIDDVDLES from the coding sequence ATGGGTTTAATCCTCTATCCCATTTCAGCTTTTGCGATTTGCCTGGCATTGACGCCGCTGGTTCGCGCTCTCTCCGTTCGTAAAGGCTGGATGGCGTATCCCCAAAAAGAGCGCTGGCACAAAAAGCCCACGGCGCTGCTCGGCGGCATTGCCATTTTCACCGGCATCGTCGTTCCCCTGTTTTTTTTGTCCGACTATGCTTCGCTCCGGCCTGCGTTGACATCCATCACCAGGGGGGGGCACCCGCCCGCCATCGCTACGGTCATCTCCATGGGAACCCTCCTTTTGTTTATGCTGGGGCTGATTGATGATTTCATCCATATCAAGCCGCATACCAAGCTGATCGGCCAGATTCTGGCGGCATCCATCGTGACCTTCCTGGGGTTTCGGCTCCAGTGGGTCACATCCCTGACCATCGACACCACCCTGACCATACTCTGGATCATCGGCATCACCAACGCCTTCAACCTGCTGGACAACATGGACGGCCTTTGCGCCGGCATCGGATTGGTGGCAGCGTCCTATCTGGCGGTGTTATTCGCGGGCTCCCAGCCGGAAGCCGCCCTTGTCGCCATGATTCTAGCCGGATCGCTGGCGGCTTTCCTGTTTTACAACTTTAACCCCGCTTCCATCTTCATGGGCGATTGCGGCAGCCTTCTGATCGGATTTACCCTGGCGATCCTGGGGCTCCATTATTCCGGATCAGGCGGCGACAATCGGCTGTCCGCAATTGCGGTGCCGATTATGGTCTTGATGGTTCCCATTTTCGATACCACCCTGGTGACGCTCATTCGAGTTTTAAGCGGCCGCAAAGCCTCCGTGGGGGGCAAGGACCATACCTCGCATCGCCTGGTACTGATGGGCTTCAGTGAAAAAAGGGCCGTCCTGTTTTTATACGGCACTGCGGCCGTGTCCGGTTTGGCCGCCCTTTTTGTGAGCAAAACCGACACCCTGACTTCGCCCGTAGTCATTATTCCGCTGGCTCTGTCCATTCTGCTCATGGGCGTTTATCTGGCCCAGTTGCGCGTATATCCCGAGAAAGAGTTTTCACGTCTGCGGGACCGCACCTTTACCCCCATGCTGGTGGAGCTGACCTATAAACGCCAGATGCTGCTGGTCCTCCTGGATTTGTTCCTGATCGCATTCAGCTATTATCTGTCGTATCGCCTCCGGTTTGATTCAGATCAATTTCCCTATTATTTCAGGGTTTTTTTGCAGTCATTGCCCGCAGTGATCGCCTGCAAGCTCCTGGCGTTTTTTGCCATTGGGATCTATCGCGGCATCTGGCGATACATGGGCGCCAACGATGTGGTTGTATACTTAAAGGCCTCAGCCGTCGCATCGCTCCTTTCGGTTGCGGTGGTCACATTTATATTCCGCTTCAGAGACTTTTCAAAGGGCATCTTCATCATCGACTGGGTCTTGACTACCGGACTGCTGCTGGGCACCCGCGGCTCGTTCCGCCTCCTTACGGAAAGCTTTAAACGCAAAGCTTTGCGCGGAGATACGGTCTTGATTTATGGCGCCGGCCGCGGCGGTGAAATCCTGATGCGTGAACTGCTCAATAATCAACGGCTCAACATAAAGCCCATGGGATTCATCGATGACGATCCCTTGAAAGCCGGCAAAAAATTCCAGGGCTATCCCGTTTGGGGTACATTTGCCGACCTGGCCGCGCTGCAAAAAAAACTCGGGTTCGGCGGCGTGCTGATATCTTATCACCACAAAGATCCGGAAAAGTTTCATCAGGTTGTCGACTACTGCAGGGAAAACCGCCTTTTTTTAAAGCGGTTCTCCATTCACATTGACGATGTCGATCTGGAAAGCTGA